In Antennarius striatus isolate MH-2024 chromosome 8, ASM4005453v1, whole genome shotgun sequence, a single window of DNA contains:
- the LOC137600750 gene encoding zinc finger protein 135-like, with product MCDVQTLRAFVLQRLTAAAEDIMEQFERTLANHENQEQLCGRQKLLDGVFGPQVHLQTADVQLMLVTEDEVHPEQQDLRSNLDRDIQTEPPHRTSSQPESEEVQSNQEIDRLQGMKQEEEEDVTELTVSSVPVKSKKDEEIPQSSRLHYEDMKTEAGYQMSHSSEPEDLEETSEPQPDSNQLRNKPECGPGNPPVGSSEGGSCSGDEKLLQEQSGVQTGKKTFSCPFCELTFPYRSYFYRHMRIHTDEKPFSCSVCGKTFRQRGHLSQHIVIHSCEKPFVCPVCAKGFKHAGNLREHMNTHTVEKTFICSVCGKGFRQDRNLRRHLKSHTAEDITEQFEGTLANHENQEQLCGRQKLLDGVFGPQVHLQTADVQQMLVTKQEVDPEQQDLRSDMDQDVPPEPPHIKEEPEEVQTNQEIDQLQGMEEEDVTELTFCSVLVKSEEEDEEIPQSSRFHDEDMKTEAVYYDYEGLEPDEDQMSHSSEPEDLVETSEPQPDFNQLRNNQEPECGRGNPPVSFSKDGSCSGDEKLLQEQSGVQTGEKTFSCSFCELTFRFRSDYYRHMKLHTGEKPFSCSFCGKGFRKSRDLWVHTRIHTGEKPFNCSVCNKEFRQAQHLREHMSIHTGQRPFKCLVCNKEFRRGSDLTEHRRVHTGEKPFICSVCGKGFTQRRSLRQHAIIHTGDKPFICSVCGIGYRQSGTLKTHMRTHSGETPIG from the exons ATGTGTGACGTCCAAACGCTGAGAGCTTTTGTCCTGCAGCGActaactgctgctgctgaagacatCATGGAGCAGTTTGAAAGAACGTTAGCAAACCACGAGAACCAGGAGCAGCTTTGTGGACGACAGAAGCTCCTGGACGGTGTCTTCGGTCCTCAGGTCCACCTCCAGACAGCAG ACGTCCAGCTGATGTTGGTGACAGAAGACGAGGTTCATCCTGAGCAGCAGGATTTAAGGTCCAATCTGGACCGGGACATCCAAACAGAACCTCCACACAGAACCTCCTCACAACCAGAATCGGAGGAAGTCCAGAGCAATCAGGAGATCGATCGGCTGCAAGGGATgaagcaagaggaggaggaggatgtcacAGAATTAACAGTTTCTTCAGTTCCTGTGAAGAgcaaaaaagatgaagagataCCTCAGTCCTCACGGCTTCACTATGAAGATATGAAAACAGAGGCTGGTTACCAGATGTCACACTCCTCTGAACCAGAGGACCTGGAGGAGACCAGTGAACCTCAGCCAGACTCCAACCAGTTGAGGAACAAACCTGAATGTGGTCCTGGAAATCCACCAGTTGGCTCCTCTGAAGGTGGTTCCTGCTCTGGTGACGAGAAACTTCTGCAGGAACAAAGTGGAGTCCAGActggaaagaaaacattcagttgTCCATTTTGTGAACTGACTTTTCCGTACAGATCGTATTTTTATcgacacatgagaatccacacagacgaGAAACCCTTCAGCTGTTCAGTCTGTGGTAAAACGTTTAGACAGCGTGGACACCTGAGTCAGCACATCGTGATCCATTCGTGTGAGAAACCCTTCGTGTGTCCGGTGTGCGCTAAAGGATTCAAGCATGCTGGAAACCTACGGGAACACATGAATACCCACACGGTGGAGAAAACCTTCATTTGTTCCGTGTGCGGTAAAGGATTCAGACAGGACCGAAATCTGAGACGACACCTGAAAAGCCACACTGCTGAAGACATCACTGAGCAGTTTGAAGGAACGTTAGCAAACCACGAGAACCAGGAGCAGCTTTGTGGACGACAGAAGCTCCTGGACGGTGTCTTCGGTCCTCAGGTCCACCTCCAGACAGCAG acgTCCAGCAGATGTTGGTGACTAAACAAGAGGTTGATCCTGAGCAGCAGGATTTAAGGTCCGATATGGACCAGGATGTCCCTCCAGAACCTCCACACATCAAAGAGGAACCGGAGGAAGTCCAGACCAATCAGGAGATTGATCAGCTGCAagggatggaggaagaggatgtcaCAGAGTTAACATTCTGTTCAGTCCTTGTGAagagtgaagaagaagatgaagagataCCTCAGTCCTCACGGTTTcatgatgaagacatgaaaACAGAGGCTGTTTACTATGACTACGAAGGCCTAGAACCAGATGAAGACCAGATGTCACACTCCTCTGAACCAGAGGACCTTGTGGAGACCAGTGAACCTCAGCCAGACTTCAACCAGTTGAGGAACAACCAAGAACCTGAATGTGGTCGTGGAAATCCACCAGTTAGCTTCTCTAAAGATGGTTCCTGCTCTGGTGATGAGAAACTTCTGCAGGAACAAAGTGGAGTTcagacaggagagaaaacatTCAGTTGTTCATTTTGTGAATTAACCTTTCGATTCAGGTCAGATTATTATCGGCACATGAagctccacacaggtgagaagccctTCAGCTGTTCGTTCTGTGGCAAAGGATTTAGAAAAAGTCGAGATCTCTGGGTGCACACaagaatccacacaggagagaaaccctttAATTGTTCAGTCTGCAATAAAGAATTCAGGCAAGCTCAACATCTAAGAGAACACATGAGTATCCATACAGGACAGAGACCCTTCAAGTGTTTAGTGTGCAATAAAGAGTTTAGACGTGGCTCAGACCTAACAGAGCACAGGAGagtccacacaggagagaaacccttcattTGCTCAGTGTGTGGGAAAGGATTCACACAACGTCGCAGTCTCAGGCAGCACGCAATAATCCACACTGGAGACAAACCCTTTATTTGTTCAGTGTGCGGTATAGGATATAGACAGAGTGGAACTCTAAAGACACATATGAGAACCCACAGTGGGGAGACGCCCATTGGTTAA
- the LOC137600768 gene encoding dromaiocalcin-1-like isoform X2 → MLDFIFISFGLLCIIQAVLNVSLRLSQSTSLSCNTTQERFNNQSRETDLQRNQITDLQNTIRNLEKSLGELGPSSQSCPDGWVVIRGRCYFLSRDTTSWQESRRSCQADGADLVVFNSLEEQLGVFRYLIRFAGLEVWIGLRNTTGTFQWVDGSIPDSMSWLDITGLDCVKITISLDKLSAISKAAPCGQRLQWMCEKDPR, encoded by the exons ATGTTggacttcatcttcatcagcttcGGCCTGTTGTGCATCATCCAAGCTGTTCTCAACGTTTCTCTACGTCTCTCTC AATCCACCAGTTTGAGCTGCAACACAACGCAGGAACGATTCAACAACCAGAGCAGAGAGACGGACCTGCAGAGAAACCAAATCACAGACCTTCAGAACACCATCAGGAACCTGGAGAAGAGCCTGGGTG AGCTCGGCCCCTCGTCTCAGTCGTGTCCTGATGGATGGGTGGTGATCCGTGGCCGATGTTACTTCCTGTCCCGTGATACAACATCCTGGCAGGAGAGCAGGAGGTCCTGTCAGGCAGACGGAGCTGATCTGGTGGTGTTCAACAGCCTGGAGGAGCAG CTGGGTGTCTTTAGGTATCTGATTCGGTTTGCTGGTCTGGAGGTCTGGATCGGTCTGAGGAACACAACAGGGACCTTCCAGTGGGTGGATGGATCGATCCCAGATTCCAT GTCCTGGTTGGACATCACTGGACTGGACTGTGTGAAAATTACCATCTCTCTTGATAAACTGTCGGCCATTTCAAAGGCTGCCCCCTGTGGACAAAGGTTGCAGTGGATGTGTGAGAAAGATCCACGTTAA